In Edaphobacter aggregans, the sequence AGGTGGCGGCCAGAAGAAGGTTGTTTGAGCCAGGGGGGACGAGGAAGCCGAATCCGAGTGGAAGGGAGAGGCTGGTGGCGTTGGCGAAGCCAAATCCTACGACTACGGCGGAGCTGGCTTCCATGGACATCAGATCGGCGGCTTGAGGGGCGATGGGCTCGATGAGCGCGCGGGCTACGTCGACGGGTGCGGCCATCATGACAGCGTCGAAGCGCTCGATCTCTTTGCCGGTGCCGATGAGCCAGCAATCGTCTTCGCGGGAGAGGTACTGGACGGTGTCTCCGAGGCGAATCCAGTTGGTGGGTATGGCGGCGATCAGGTGGTCGATGAGGGTTCCGAGACCGCTGCGCAGAGTGGTGAAGATCGCTGCGGGTTTGCTGTTGGTTGCTGCTCGGGCCCGCGCGGCGGCGATGAGGCTGCCGTGTTCGCGCTCCATTGCTACGAACGGGGCCATGACGGCGCGGACGCTGAGCTTGGTTACGTCGCCACCGAAGACTCCGCTGAGAAGGGGCGCTCCGATTTTTTCGAGGACCTCGTCACCGAAGTGACGGTGGACAAAGGTGGCTACGCTTTCGTCTTGCTGGGGGGCGGAGGATTTGAGCTCCCCGGCTCGGGTTATCTCATTGTGAAAGGACTGCTTTGCTTCGGGGCTGAAGAGGTTGGATGTGTCTAGTGCAGCGAGGTCGGTGGGAACCATCATGCGCATGCCGTCGGGCATGGCCTGGAGGTGTCCGTCGATGAGGACGTAGGTTTTGCGGGTGGCGTCGTTGGAGGGGATGATCTCCTCGGCGAGGCCGAGTTCTTCGACGAGGGTGCGGGCCCAGGGTTTTTCGGTGACCCAGGCGTCGGGGCCGCACTCGAGGATAAAGCCGCCTTCGCGAACGGTTTCGACGATGCCTCCGAGATGGTGGGTGGATTCGAAGAGGATGGCTTCGACGGGGTTGCCTGCCTGAACCAGCTTTGCCAGCTCGTAGGCTGCGGTTAGTCCGGCGATGCCTCCCCCTACGATTGCGATCCGCTTCACTGGTTCTCCCTCTGGTGCGCCTAGAGTATTTTGCCTGTGGGAGACAGGTTTGTGCGGGTGCAGCCTCCCCCCTGGGGGACTAAAAGTACTAAAGTCTTGATTTTATTTATTTTAGGTTTGGACTTATGGTGTAAAGCACTCCATTCGATTGACTTGTTTATGTGATGCTCTCTTTTTGAAAGAGAAAGCCCCGGCGGGTAGCCAGGGCCTATCTTTTTGAACTCTATGACCAGTATAGCGGTTTGGGTGGAATTGTCCCGCATGCAAATCTCCTGAATTGGCGCGGGTATTTGCGATTCCGGGGTTGACACGGATTAAGGCGTAAACGGTGATCCAAAGGATAACGGCGGATAAAAAGCAAAGACGGGGGATAAGGTTTTTTGCACTTGTCGCCCTGGCCCATTATTCTGATCTCCACACAACCAAAACTGATACTTTTTTCATACTCACGTTTTTCAATCTGTTGCATCCTACCCCAGTACGTTTTATTCACCGAGGAGAAATTGTCATGGTCATCGAGACCCCAGTTATCAACATCAACAACAGCACGCTCATCCTGGGTCTCGACCCGTTTATCGGTTCCTACTCTGAAGAACTTCAGGCCGCCTATCGTATCGATGATCCGGAAGACGACGATCTGGAGATCGATGAGCCGAAGTATGAAGACGATGAGGACGAGGAAGACGACGACGAGTACGAAGATGACGACGATGAAGATGAAGACGACGAGGATGAGGAAGACGACGAGTACGAGGATGATGAGGACGAGTACGACGATGATGAGGATGAAGACGACGATGAGGATGAAGAGTCAGAGCCCATCGATTGAGGTCGTCGTTTAGGTCGGGAGGGCTGCAGTTGACGGCAGGGGAAATTCCAGGCCCATTGGCCTTTATTGCTTTCTTAGAACATTTCGATTCGAGGGGAAAGATGGATCGCGATTGCCCACCTTAGCGACGATAAAACCGTCGCGAAGATGGGGCACCTAGATGGTTGCCCCCAAATAGCGGCCGCACCTACGTGAGCTTAGTAGCCGTCGTCTGAGACTACGTTTTCGAGGGACTCGCCTGCCAGGTAGCGTTTGACTTGGGCTACTCCGAAGCGGAAGGCGCGGTGGATGAAGTCGGGTGTCGATCCGGCTACGTGTGGGGTGATGAGGCAGTTGGGCGCGGACCAGAGGGGGTGTCCTTTGGGTAAGGGTTCGGGGTCGGTTACATCGAGGGCCGCTCGCAGCTTGTGTTGGTTCAGGGCCTCGACCAGGGCCTCGGTTGAGACTACGGGGCCGCGGGAGGCATTCACGAGGAGTGCTCCGTGCTTCATGAGCGCGATTTCTTTTGCGGCGATGAGTCCGCGAGTCTGGTCGGTCAAGGGGACCGTGATGGTGATGATGTCCGCTTGCGGGATGAGTTGGTGCAGATCATCGATTGCGGAGACTGCGGGGTCGGTCTTTGCTGAGCGGGCTACACGGAGGATCTTGACGCCAAAGGGGGCGAGGCGAGCTTCGATAGCTGCGCCGATGGATCCGTAGCCTACGATGAGGACGGTTTTGTCGGCGAGGTCGTCGCCGAGGACTCGGTACTGGCCCATCTGGGGGCCGCTCTCGTTGAGGAAGCCGTCGAGG encodes:
- the hemG gene encoding protoporphyrinogen oxidase: MKRIAIVGGGIAGLTAAYELAKLVQAGNPVEAILFESTHHLGGIVETVREGGFILECGPDAWVTEKPWARTLVEELGLAEEIIPSNDATRKTYVLIDGHLQAMPDGMRMMVPTDLAALDTSNLFSPEAKQSFHNEITRAGELKSSAPQQDESVATFVHRHFGDEVLEKIGAPLLSGVFGGDVTKLSVRAVMAPFVAMEREHGSLIAAARARAATNSKPAAIFTTLRSGLGTLIDHLIAAIPTNWIRLGDTVQYLSREDDCWLIGTGKEIERFDAVMMAAPVDVARALIEPIAPQAADLMSMEASSAVVVGFGFANATSLSLPLGFGFLVPPGSNNLLLAATFMDQKFADRVPPGGRILRAFFGGAAANRLMRCGNDEIAAIARLELARILGPLPEPQVTVVRRWPNSLPQYAVGHLERMAELDERVSSLKGLWLLGNGYRGVGLPDLIRDARAAAQSAAT
- a CDS encoding 2-hydroxyacid dehydrogenase, producing MLRVGVDANLSSDLLTGFPPEAEIVRIPRHPVGEISVDFLILLFFRKDAAETFSHLRDVKVIQSMMAGVDWITPWLPKGVTLCDGRGIHDISTSEWVLAAIMSSVKRFPLYRDAQLRQEWIGQASVLDGFLNESGPQMGQYRVLGDDLADKTVLIVGYGSIGAAIEARLAPFGVKILRVARSAKTDPAVSAIDDLHQLIPQADIITITVPLTDQTRGLIAAKEIALMKHGALLVNASRGPVVSTEALVEALNQHKLRAALDVTDPEPLPKGHPLWSAPNCLITPHVAGSTPDFIHRAFRFGVAQVKRYLAGESLENVVSDDGY